AAATCAGGATTTAAGGCGGAATTTCAGGGTGCTCAAAATAGTGGTTCGGGTGTAAATTGGAGCCGAAATATGATTTTTTTTCCTTTGCCACTATTTTGACAAATCGCACGATCAGATACTCCGAACTCATAAAGATACAAGGTAGTTTTAGGACACAGAAAACCTTGGTTTTTTAGTGTTTAGGTTGGGGATTAGTGCGATTTTTGTTATTTATTATGCTGCAAATTTTGGGAAATGCCTGTTTCAGAAGGCAAGGCCGGAACAACACTCAATTGCAGATCAAAACTCGATCTGCCCAAACCTGCAATATTTTCATCTGTATTATCAGGGAAATCATAGTCATAGACAGCGTATGCCCCCAAATCCTTCTGTATAGAGCTTAAGGCAACAAGACAAACAATTGCCACTATTGCGACAACTGCAACAAAGAAAAAATGATTTGTTTCTTCCATAATAAAAAAAGTGATATCATCCTTATATTTGTTTGGGTCTGGCCATCCGATTCTGGCTCATGTCAACCAAAGCATAGTATTGGTCCAAGCTGATTTCTAGCTTTGGCATATATCAACCCTGGAACCTTGGTGTTGGCCCTATTTTTCTGATTCTGCAATGCATCGGAGCGCTTGCTTGAGTCCTTCTGTACTTTTTGTGCATAAAATTAATAAACAGAACATTTTCCATCAAGGCTATGCAGCCCCGTAGTGTAGTGGCCAATTGGAACAGAATTCCAGGTCATTCATCGCGGACTCTGGCATGTCGGGTTTTGACCTGATTTGGAGACATCCGTGGACCTCGGTTCGAAAGTCCGAAGCTTGCTTTGGATCGAATGTCCGGGCGGGGCTATTTTTTCTTATGATGATTATGTTTCTTATGATAAAAAATATGGATAGAATGGAGCTTCATTCATCATCATCGAAATCAGAGGTGTCATAGTCATCATGGCCTTCATCATCATTATGGTCTGTCTCATCATCATAATACTCGTCTTCATCGAACATGATCTCACCCCGGCCGGTCATGACCGGCGTCAGAAATAAGGGATATAAAAATATTGCGGTTCAGAATGCGAACATGCTGCTCGCTGCATAGACTTTTGTCAGGGCACCTATATTCCCAAGCACGAATGTCTCAACAAGGGCTCCGAGCATGAATATGAGTATGGCGATGACCAGGAGGTAATAGTTGTAGACAAACACCTCTTTGTGCTTCTTGTCATCGAATATCATGTTGAGGGAATGTATTATGAAGAGCATCAATGCGATGTTTAGGAACCCTGCGAATATCCCTGAGAACATCTGCCGTATGAGTATGAACAGGAAAAAATAGCCTATTCCTGCCCCTGCTGCCACCATGAGGAACTTGCGTATCTCCTGTGATTTTGAGATTATGTCATCGGATATGACTGATCCTGATATTGCAGCGAGGATATATGCCCCGCCTTCCAGCACAAGATGCGGCAATGTGAAGACGACGATGATGAGGAGGTTTGTCCAGGGGTCATGGTATCCGGCAAGCCCTGCTGCAAGGGCCCTGTATCCGAGTATTGTGCCCCACGTGGATGCATTCCAGGTTATGAAGAATATTGCTCCGTCTCCGGTCATCAGCGAGAGGAGGAAACAGGCGAGCAGCACCCACCAGTTGTTCAGGAAAATCTGTATGAATAATGATTTTGTGAATATCAGGTTTCCTGTGACCCCCTCGAGCCTCAGCTGTTCCTTGAAGATGGGGAGTATGTCTATCCCGAGCTGGGGGAGTATGAATGAGAAGAGCAGGTACGCAAGATAGATCCCGAAGAAGAGAGAGAAGTAGACCTTCACGGTTTTCCTGTTGTCTCTGAACAGCTTGCGCAGTGTGAAGCTTTTTTCTTTCAGCTCGATCTTCTCTTCCTTCTCAAAAAGCTTCTCTAGATACGGCAGCAGCAGCAGTGACGTGAATGCTATGCTGACTATCCCTGAATTCGACTTGAAGAGCAGCCTGGCTGCAACAATAGATAATGATGAATACACGAATGCGAGGATGAAAGAATACCTGATTTTCTTTTCTAGCCAGTCTTCTGGGAAAAGGTGCTCAAGTACCATATGACCACTATTTGTTCGTTGATTTAAAAATATTTTTAAACAGAAAATAGGATAATATTATTTTTCTATATAGAAATTATATACAAAAAAATTTAAAAACCACCCTTTTCTCCAGGAATCATTCATGGATAAGCTGGTGCAAGCTCGCTTATGCCGGAGATCTGATATCTCATTCTGGTCTCCGAGATGATGGAGGCAAAAAAATGGCAAGGATGTATTCAAGGAAGAAAGGCAAGTCTGGTTCAAAGAAACCCATAAAGAAAGTCGCTCCGAGTTGGAGCAGGTACAAGGACAAGGAAGTTGAGATGCTTATAGCCAAGCTCGCGAAAGAGGGCAAGAGCCCGAGCCAGATCGGCCTGATCCTTAGGGATGTCTATGGTGTCCCTAGCGTCAGGATAATCTGCAAAAGGAAGATAAATCAGATTCTCGTCGA
This genomic stretch from Candidatus Woesearchaeota archaeon harbors:
- a CDS encoding 30S ribosomal protein S15 translates to MARMYSRKKGKSGSKKPIKKVAPSWSRYKDKEVEMLIAKLAKEGKSPSQIGLILRDVYGVPSVRIICKRKINQILVEKKAAPKLPEDLTQLLKKLVNIRKHLTENAKDMPALRGQTLTESKIKRLVKYYKRAKKLPADWNYDSQNIGLLIE
- a CDS encoding stage II sporulation protein M; the protein is MVLEHLFPEDWLEKKIRYSFILAFVYSSLSIVAARLLFKSNSGIVSIAFTSLLLLPYLEKLFEKEEKIELKEKSFTLRKLFRDNRKTVKVYFSLFFGIYLAYLLFSFILPQLGIDILPIFKEQLRLEGVTGNLIFTKSLFIQIFLNNWWVLLACFLLSLMTGDGAIFFITWNASTWGTILGYRALAAGLAGYHDPWTNLLIIVVFTLPHLVLEGGAYILAAISGSVISDDIISKSQEIRKFLMVAAGAGIGYFFLFILIRQMFSGIFAGFLNIALMLFIIHSLNMIFDDKKHKEVFVYNYYLLVIAILIFMLGALVETFVLGNIGALTKVYAASSMFAF